A segment of the Gavia stellata isolate bGavSte3 chromosome 27, bGavSte3.hap2, whole genome shotgun sequence genome:
AAGGGGCTGCCACCCTGCTACTGGAAAGGGAGTTGTGTCACGGGTGCTGCCGCCGTGGTGTGTTTAGGGGGAAGATACTCTGGCCTGCTCATCGCAACAGTCCTTGTGAAGCAGCGGAGGTTCCCCGTCTTCAGGGCGCACTGGACTGGCCACAGGATGATGCAGAACAGGATGATGATCAATGCAGAGAGCAGGACTATGCGTTTCCAGTCATCGCACATGTCACAGCGGGACAGCCTCCCAGCTAACCCCGCCGGGGGGGCCTCCGGACTTTCTGGCTTGCTCATGGCGACATCAATAGAGATGCACGAGTCTGGATTCTCAGGGTCATCGGATGGCTGACGGCAGCAGAGCTTGGTCCCTTCCATCCAGAGCACCTTCTCCTGCTGGAGTTCGGGGGGCAGTGTGGCGAGGAGCTCCTTGCTGGTCTCCAGTGCCGGGGCACCTTCCAGAGGGATGCTGGtcagctgcctgcagaaggGGCAGGGGAGCTGGTCCTCTGGTTGGTTTGGGGGCAGCCCTGCGCTCAGGCGGGCCACACACTCCAGGCAGAAAACGTGGGAGCACTGGAGCAGCTTGGGCGTCTTGAAGGTGTTGTCATAGGTGTTGAAGCAAATGGAACACTCGACAGGGGAGGTTGGCTTCGGAGACGTTGGGTTTGGAGAGCCCGGCTTGTCGGTTGGGGACCTCGCCTTCCTCTTGCCATCTCCTGGGGAGGTGACAACAATGGGgctgatggggatggggattTCGCTTGGAGATGCAGGGACTGGGCTGGTGGGAGAGTCTGGCGTGTTGGAGTGCCACAGTTGCGTGAAACACGACATGACGGAGCCCGGGGAAATAAATAGAGCCCTGGGAGACtctagaagagaagaaaaacacagcctTCATTTTAAACAATATGAAGACACCCATCACCAGACCTATGTTTAACCCCTTAAAAGGAACAAAGAGCAAGTTCATGGCTTCCACTGCATCCTGAGCCTGGAATAGAGCCCTGCTAGAGGTGAGAACGCCACAGGTAGCCTGTTCGAAGCTGCGTACCAAAGGTGGTTAAACATCCTGCAAAGAAGCAAGCAACCAGCAGAGATCCACCATCCAGCCAAAGCCTTTTCACCAGAACCGCCGTGGCATTATAGATGGGTGCAGTCTTTCCCCGTACATGCCTCCCTCTGGgcagaaaaaacacaacacaaacctACCCCAGCTGGTGCTCCCCGACAcctgagcagggaggagagcagaAGACTCCATGAGGTCAAGTAGGGACCTCGCTATGGCAGTCTATTAGTCTGGGAGGCACTCAGATATTATGGTGGCAGCATGAGCAAGGCCTAAGAGACAGATAACACTATTCAGTTGTGGAGGTAGCAGGGGGGTGAATCTCTTCTTTGGTGTGCTCAGACAGAGCTTTGTGCCTTGAGTCGTGGTTCTGCATGCTGCCTAGCAGGCAAGTCAGGCACCACCCAACGATGCTGCCTGGCTTTGTCTATCCATAGTGGCACCTGAACGCCCTCCTGTCACAGGAGAAGCCAAGGGGGGGTGAGGAAACACTGTTATCTTGCGGAGTTTGTTCCATCCTCGACCCCAAGCAGCACAAGAAGCATCTCTGTCTTGTCACCgtgacacagcaagaaaagccACGTTGGAGGAAATGGCCTTGGTGCCAGAGCAAGGGGAATTCTTTACTGTTTCCTTGTTGCTCTGGTTTCCCTAGGGAAACACAGTTCTtccctgtccttgtccctgGAGGAGTGCCAGCATGGCCCAAGCCTTGCTGTGTGCTGCCAtgtgctttctgctttgttgTGGTGGGCAAGCAGGAGCCTGGAATTGAATGGCTAATACGCCGGTTCTAGCAAATTGGTTTACAACTTACTCCAGCCTTTTCAGCAACCTAAGTATTACCTGAATTCCAGTTCTTCTAGGCTAGACATGCAGCTTCCCATACATTCTGATACTCAGATATAGGACTTTTCAGCTATCGAGCACTCTTACCTGAAAGCAAGTGTTTAGCTGGAGGAAATTCCCAGCGATGGCCCTGATGCTGTATGCCTGGGGAACATTTTTTTAGGATGTGTCACTGAACTAGCTAGGCTTGATTCCTTGTGTTGGGAGATTTACCGATGACAAGCCAGAAATGTTCAGATTGCTGCTGTAATTATAGGTCTCCAGTCAATCCAGCAATGGCTCACCAGCATAGGCTCGAGACTCCACGTAAAAGGCTCAGTGTAAAAGGCTAATTTAAGGTATCAGAAAGACTGCATATTCCTCACACTGCACAAAAAAGTCTCCATTATTTAAGAACGAAGTATTCCTCTCTCTCCCATCACAGCAGCATTGCCAGAGCTGAAACCAACCAACTTTAAGaaccttccttctttttcttctcttattctAAATGAAGACATTTCTGTGAAGCCTCTCCTCGACTTAAATTTTCAGTCATGATCATAGACTCTCTGCACTTTTCAGCAAGttgtaatgtttttttaatgtatttttttctggctacAGATCACCATGCATGCTTTTAGCACAATCTGGCGGATGCTGATGAATTATAAATCCAAGCCCGGATTGGCATAGAGATGAGGGAAACccctggtttgttttttactaCATCTTCTGGTTTGCAGAACTCGATCCCCTATGCCCAGTTCCTTGCAGTCCCCCAGCTTGGGGTGTTTGTCAGAAATTATGAACAGCAAAAGCAGTGGCAGAAGGTAACCTCAGAAAGAGAGCCTTTGCTTATGCAAACTGTCTTTTCACAACCTATGTgaaaaagctgttctgctggGGTTTTTACTAGTTTGTAACATGACAGCTATAGCAACAGCAGTATTTTGATAGTAAACTTGCGGAAGTTTACTCACAACAGTTGCTTTTAAGTGAAGATACAAGCTTTtgcccacattttccctttgcttAAAATGATCAAGACATTATAGATGCTTGTTAGTTTTAGACTCTACTTATTTTTATCAACATCTTGGTGTTACGTGGCACCTTGATCAGACATGACACAGGTAGTTGACTGAAACTGGGAAGATAACAAAGAGTAGGGTGCCGAGCCGAGGTGTGGGAAGGAGACTGTTCATTTATACTCTGCCAGGCTGGACGGGTCAGCCTCTGCCTGCTTCTTGTGCCTTTTGGTGTGTTGCCATAGTGCTGATGCTCAGAAAGTTAAATTGGGTTTGGGCAGCAGCTAACCCAGGGACCGAGGCTTCTCCTGGGCACCACTGCTGTACTGCTAAATGAGATCCAGTCGTTAAAGCTGGAAAGTCCCAATGAAGACATGCAGCGTGGAATCTCAGTAAGAATTAgttagggtttggggtttttgtttctcttcttttctgtcggggtttttttttttttgcattacaCGAtcacatgatttattttttttaatacaaaacaatATCTTCAATTGTTCAGACCTCCGTGGTCACACCGCATTTCCTCGGACCCTGCAGCTATTCACCTCGCTGACAACCTGGGCTTTCCAGAAACTTTGGGAACGTGAGCAAATAACTAAAGCATTCAGGAGAGACGCAGAAACTCGGATTTAAAACTAAGTAGTTAAGTACTTTTGACTTCCCAGCAAGTTCTAGAAAGCCGCTTTCTGCACCATAAAACCAGACAAAAGCGAACACGCAGGTGAGGTAGCGGCCAACACTGTTCTGGAATAATGATTCCCTAACGGTATCGCTAACTCAGAGCAACTGAATACGCAGCAAGTTAAGAGGTGTACAGCAGATTAAAGTCTATAAATACCTGTTCAGAGTGCCGGTTAGGAGGAGGAAAGCATGTTCTGGGCTCTTGATTCCTACCCCTGAAGAGTCTTCTCTCCAGAGGACAGTCTTAGGCTCAGGGTCTTTTGTATTTATAAGCCGCCTTCGGGTACTCGAGCTCCCCAGTAGTTTCCCGAGTTCTTTCCAAGCACGGTAGGTCTGGCAAGACACGTAACCTCTAACAGCTCCCTGCGTACAAGTGGCCCTGCCGCTGTAATTCAAGTATCTTTTATACCTTCCTGTCTAGAGGTGACTTACCTGCTCCACCTGCCTTTCCCCATCAGCACTGAATCACTCCCTCGGCTGCGAGCGCGCTCCCGCTCCGGCCGGTTTCTGTGACAAACAGGGCAGGCAGGAATGCTCCTGATAAGGGCCAGCGCTGCCGAGGACACCCGCCTGTGGCTGCCCCGGGGGAGCGATGtgagaaatgtttatttcttcatcttcGCCGGAGCGGGGAAGGCCGCCTGCTTTCTGGTGAATTCTCGCAGTTCTTTGGCTAgctttgaggggtttttttattcacttttcaTAATCTGGTCCAGTTTGGGCAGATGTACTGGCCATGCTTTCACAGGGCAGAAaatctgctgaaagaaaatgtcaggaCACCTAAAACCGGCAGTTATTATTCTCttatttcttcaaataattGGAAAGTGCCTTAGATTAACGGCAGAAACAAGATTCTGACAGTCAAATTTCTTGTGATTGGTTGAGAAAAGAATTGTTGCAATAGAAAAATCCAGTATAAGTTTGaaagcctgaaagctgtttatAAATTAATTGAACCACTCTCTACAATCATATGTCTGCTTCAAGCTCCTGTGCAATTGTTCAAAATAATGCTGTATGGATTGTCACAGAgaaggaatttaattttttgcagcttttggTAGTAATTGACATAGAGAAATATTATTCGACCTGCAGACCTTTTGTGGTTCAAAGGACATCAGTCCATGATCCGGAAAAAAAGAACCAACAGATTTACATTCACGTGCAGATAAGgaaacggggcggggggggaagtAACAGGCAAACATTCAAAATTTAGTCTAGTTCTTATTTGTTGCgaatactatttttctttattcggtttctcaaaaaaaaaccaacacaagaTGGTCTGTGGATTTTTTCAGGACGGTATCAGGAAgtcctttcttaaaaaaatggcTGAGAAACTTCACTCTAAACATGTATGGAACTGCATTCATCTCTCGGAACAGAGGAGTGTCTAAATCCCGTAGACTTTAGTGGCAGTCAGACACAACTCGCTTTGGCTTCCACATTCCTCTGCTTCAGGTCACACTGTTCGGTTCTAGCGAGCTGAAATCCAAAAGGAGGCTTTTAAGACTAAGAGAAGCATGTTGAGATTACCGAagttttaaatcagttttaGGATTAAAACTAAGGTTACCTGATCCTTCCACAGCTAGAAGGATCTGGTCTGGAGCATCGTCCCTCCACGATGAGCTCCATGGGTGACTCTAGAAGACAAACACCTCTATGGAGAATGCAGGTTAAGACTAAACTTTCCCAGATCTCTAGCTCAATGGTATAGCTCCCTCAGCGCATATACCATAGGAATAACAATCCATACACTAGGCTGAGCACGCAATGCCAGCACGGTGTACTCCCCCATCTATTTATGTTGCTGTTCAGGGATGAGTGAGGCTGGGAGCAAACGCTGTCTACGGCTGACAAAGCAGGATGTTTGATGAATGGAtgtaaatcagatttttaaaagtcttgcTTGCTTAGTCACTTGCATAAGCACTTTGGTAAACTGGGCTGAAAATGAACGACGTTTCAGTAACATACCGGGGTATGTTGCGTTCGGTAACACACTGAGGAACAGCAGTCCTTGTTTTGGGTCTAGCTGAGACCCTCTTCCCTGGTAGTCAGTGGAGCAACACTGGTTCACTTTTTGATCATGCTCTAGAGAAAGACAGAGGCTCATTTTAAGGCCTTTATCCACCGACAAGACCAGGATTGCTGAACTTCAGTGTGAGCGGAGCACTGCCGTTTCCCTGTTTCTGAGGCTGGTTTCCCATCGCCGTGGCTGCTGCGTGGAATGGGTTGAGTCCAGCCCAGAAGCGGAGAGCCTGGGGCAAACTGGGCCGCCCCACACACGCCCGCACGCTCCTCCCTCTGCAAGGATACGCTGGGTATGCAAGGCACTGAGCGTGCCGAGACCTAGCACCGTACCGGGATGACGATCAGGTCTTGGCTTCCAAAAGTGAGTGGGAGgcttgctgttatttttatcttctgcttGGAGGAATAGACTGAGCATgtcaggagctgcagctggtcTTGGGTGGATCCCAGAGGATTGGGAGCAATCAGTTGTGGGAGCACGTACTTTCATGTTTGCGCTTAAAGGAGCGGTGGTACTAAGTAGAAGCAGTTACTTTATTAATGCTGTTATCTCCTCGAACTTGCGTTACACATGCACACCTCAGGTGCTTCTCAAAGGTACTCTCTGTGTACAGGAGTGGGGGTATGCAAACAGCAGTCTGAAAATACTTGTTCTGAATTGATTTTTGCTAAGCCATGCAGGAATGAAGATGATGTGACTGGAACACTTGGATGAGATGTAGGAGATACATATCTCTGGTACAAGCACCGTGACCTTGAGCAAAACACTTAATTTCCATGGACTTCTGTGGCTCATttcctaaaaaataaataattagataaatgaaataaaattaagaaacagaatTATAAGCCTTCCTTTTTGGTCATAGTCTTTGTCTGGATTGTGTATTTAGATGGGAACCTGGGAGGGATGGGTGTTGCTAGTACATAGGGTTGGTCAGAGGGGCTCCAGCCAGAGACCTAATGTAGGATCCCACCTGCAGCCAAAAACTGTGACTGAAACACTGAAGCTTTCACTTGTCGGACCCTTCCCACCATCTCCTTTTACCAGCATCAGTAACCACTGCCATCTCATCCAGGTCTGTGGGAGAAGCGATGAGATCTTCTAAAGGGTATGTATTCTTTTCAGGGGGATTTAGGAAGGTTTGTAATGAAAAAGACTATTTCTAACAGCAACAACCACCTGGTTCAGGACATGACCATTTAAAAACTCGCAAGTCAGGCTAAAAACTCGCAAGCCAGGCTCCTTAGTGTGAAGAGAAGCAAAGTATACTGCAGAGTAATAAAAACAGACTGATGATTATAGCTTTAGGCTGTTTCCTTGGCTTGCCTTTACTTCCACCACTGCCCAAGTACATAACTCTCTTCATTCTCTGTGTAGTTCATCTCAGTAGATAAACTAAAGCCACCAAATAAAGatgggtggaaaaaaatgaaaacaaaaccccaccaagcTATGAGCAACAAGCTTCCTCTGatctctctctcccttcatCCAAGGCTAGCTAGTTTCTCATTATTATGTACCACTTAGCGCATCTGGGGTATTACATTTTTTGTTCATGACTTGGGTATTGTTTACAGCTCTGATTTGTTGGGCTACATCCTAAGGCCACGTATAAAGCCTGGAGGGGCTTTAGAAGGCCTTTCGCACTGGGAGGAGCCCCAGGGAGCAGTTgctacagaagcacagaagCGTCAAGAGCCAAACTGCTGTGGACTCAGCCTTTGCAGGATGAAGCTCCAACGTAGTGTTATTCCTGCCTACAAAAGACATGTCTACCAGGTTCATGGAGCTGCACCTTactttcaagggaaaaaatgaggGTATGGCTTAGGCCAGATGTGCTGGTTTTAACTGGGTGAGAACAAACCCATCTAAATCAAACACCCTTGCACAACATGGAATAGAAGTCTCTGCAGGGTTAAGTGCTTACAGTGGGAGGATGCTACCTAGACTGTGTTTTCTATTAGCTCACACATTCACGTGCCTGCTCCCAAGCTACTGAAAGCCAGTGAaaatagacacacacacacacatatcccCCAGCTTTTGTGACTTTTGGCACAGGTCCAGTTCAGTAGCTGAGCTCTCCACCTTACACTGTTCTCATCTGTCAGTCAGATGCAGAAGAAGTGGTGAGACCCAGCACTGCCTGACTTTTCCTGGCAAACAATTCTTTGGCCTCAAGCTAGCATCGCTTTTTGATCCTACAGTGTTCCTCAGAGTCAGAGGGCCTGATGCTCTATGCAGTTAATGCTCCAGGGTGGTAAACAGCACCATTAAGTGATGTTTCCCATGCTAAGTCATGGAGCTCTTTTATTCGTCTGGCTTCACGTGCAGCTAGCTGCCTAACCAGGTGTTGGCTGTGAAGTCTTATCATTGTTGCAGTAGTTTGCACCTACGGCTAGACTGGGCTATTTAAATTCCAAAGTATATGTTATGTACTGTCAGGAAAGAGCCTTGGTGAGTCATCAGATAAGCTAGATGGGAACTCACTGTGGGATACTTTTAATATAATTAGATTTTATCCTTCTCTAACTGTTTCTATCAGACAATCTCAAGACACTTCACAGACAGAGTGAACTGAGCCTTCCAATAACTATGTTTATCAAGGACATCATTATCTCATTTTACAGCTGGGGAAGTTTTGTGGCGCACGGGAAGCCCAGACAACATTGCGAAATGCTGCTGTGACCTGTGTGCAAGCAGCAATGCCCGGACAAGTTGTGCCCCTTAGCATGGCAGAGTGACTTGCTAGAGCAGAGGGAGAAGACTTAGGCAGTGAGTGGGAAACACCATCCGAGTTGTGCATTACGACAAACGTCCACTGGCTTGACACAGATTTAGAGAAAAACTGCTCCTGACAGCTAGAGCCACAGACTGTGCCCCTGGGGTGACTCCCGGCCTCTGAGTGATGCCCATCTTTACTGACCAGGCCAAGCCCAAGTTCGGGAACCATGTGCCTCTGTAGTTTAATTTCATTCACACACTGGATCTGCCTGGCACCTAACTTTGCACTGTTCTTCATTTCCTGTAGTCACCAGGAAAGCACCGTGATTAGATAATCGTTACAAGGTACAGATGCAACATAGCAATTTTCCTGATACTCTATAACTCATGTGACTATTACTCTTCAGCGGCTTGAGGCCGTATGATTCAGCCACTCGCGGCTAGATTCTCAAATGGCAAGAATAGCATCCATTCCCTGGACATAAGGTCAGGTCCTTTTTTCTAGCCCATTATTTCTGAAGGAGTAAGTGACTTGGACCAATGGCTAAACTGTCGTCTGTAAATCACTGGTGATCCATGATACCAGGCCTAGGAGACTGTTGGCTTTCCAAATGTCTATGCTGCTTCTACAGTGGCTTGCAAGGAACGTTTGATATCAACAATCATAAACAGTGGCTCAAAGGAAGCGTAAATCACACCAGAATTAAGGTCCTTGGAGGTATTCAGTGAGTGTGGCAGTTCTTTCAGTTAAGATGATACCCACGATGTGGCCTGTCAAAGGAGCGGGCCCAGCTGAAGGGTAGTTAGATGTTCccaagagctgcagcagcagctcctttcGATGCTGTAAGTGGCTCAAGCGCAGCTGGAGTTGAGACGTAGTGCATGTGAAGTGCACGGGAACCAACGTCATTACTCTCCTGAAACACAAATGGGATGCTTTTCCCATGGACCAGTAAGGTAGCTGCTGTTGTTGCCAGCCCTAGAAGAAGTTATCCAGAGGCGGCTGCAGTCATAGCGTGTTGCTGATGAGGGAGACTAtcagcagggctggaggagatggCAAGAGGAGCGAGGTGAAGGGCAATGGTAGCAAGCTCTCACCAACACATCGTTAATTGCTCTCATGATTGTCCCACAGAGCTCATGTTCCGGCAGTGTTACTCACTTCCCGGCCTGCTGTGGTGACATGATGAACTTGGGAAATGGCCTGTGATGTCAGAGCTGAGGAGTGAACGGCTGCAGGGACATCTTGCTTCTCTTCTCCGGAGACTTTTCCTTATGGAACAAGCCACCTGCCCTCTGCTGGCTACATTCTCCTCTTCCACACCGAACTGTGCTCAGCTCCACTTCATACAGCATCCATACAGCGGCATAGATGCCTCGCCCCGCAGTGGGGCTTGTTTCCACTCATCGGAGCACATCCCGGCAGGAAGGGGGTGTTGGGATGCTAGTGCATCTGACCAGGGACATTTTCCAGTACACCAGACGCGAATTCCAGCGTGTGGCTCCCCATCAGATCACTACAAGAAGGATCTGATGGTGGTGGTGACAAGGGACAGGTTTCTCTGTGGTGTCTGTGGGAAGTGCTGGCACCCTGAGAGCTCTCTGCTAATACTGATCTTTTCAGGTTACAAATAGCATGTTCTGAGTTGctcccttttgctttcttcaccCTGCCAGAATCCACCAACTTGAGAAGGATCGGATGATTGACACACCTTCTCAGCAACCTCCAAGGACAAGCCTGACCCTAagctctctctttctctgtcatgTTCCCCCCCACCGATGA
Coding sequences within it:
- the RNF223 gene encoding RING finger protein 223; the encoded protein is MESSALLPAQVSGSTSWESPRALFISPGSVMSCFTQLWHSNTPDSPTSPVPASPSEIPIPISPIVVTSPGDGKRKARSPTDKPGSPNPTSPKPTSPVECSICFNTYDNTFKTPKLLQCSHVFCLECVARLSAGLPPNQPEDQLPCPFCRQLTSIPLEGAPALETSKELLATLPPELQQEKVLWMEGTKLCCRQPSDDPENPDSCISIDVAMSKPESPEAPPAGLAGRLSRCDMCDDWKRIVLLSALIIILFCIILWPVQCALKTGNLRCFTRTVAMSRPEYLPPKHTTAAAPVTQLPFQ